A segment of the Xenorhabdus bovienii SS-2004 genome:
AGGCCAAAAGAGGAATTTGAACAAGGTCATTTGCCGAACGCCATCAATATTCCGGTCGATGAATTGGGAAGCAGACTGGACGAGCTTGCTACCGGTCAGGAACTTATCGCCTATTGTCGGGGCCCTTATTGCGTTCTCTCTGCCAATGCCCTCGAATTGCTGCGTGCTAAAGGCGTTCGCGCCCGCCGCTTTAAAAAAGGGTTCTCAGGCTGGAAAGATGCGGGAATGCATACCGAAGTATGATCTTAAATTTATTGTATTCAGGCCAGTCATTGGCCTGAATACAATAGGGAATCTCCAAAAACTTTTCACAGCGATCAACGTGAGTTATGTCGGCGGCAACAATAAAGACTCATCATTATTTATCAGAACCGCCAGTTAAAACCTGCGTGAACGCTGTTGTCCTGATGGCTGCTGGATAGCAACCCGCTGTAACCAAGCGTCAATGACACGTTATCACTGGCTGTCATCTCCGCATTGGCCTTCAGCACCAAGCCATCGCGAGAGGCCGGAACACTGCGGGTCACAAAACTGGTGTCGCTGCCGCGAAACGCCAGACTAGTAACCCGTTCACGATCACCATACTGATGCTGCCAGCCTAATTCACCCTGTAAAGCAACCGAAGTTCCTCCCATTGCCTGCCAACTGTGGTTCGCACGCAGCCCCAGTGTGGAGAGCTTGGCCTCGGTGTGCTGTTTATCACCGTGGAGCGCCGCTGCCGCACCATTCTCGTTAATGCCATTATTGCGGAAGCCGACATAGGCGAGATTCACGAATGGTTCAAAGTTCACTGACCCGGCAGGCAGATTGTACGCAGCCTCTGCGAACAACTGTGCCGTACGGCCACTGTATTTAGCACTCTGACTATCGAACTGGCTGCCGTAGCTGACGGAACGAGCAGTATCAATGCGATGCCAAGTGTATCCACCGCCGACACGCAGTGCCAGATCACCGAACTGACGGTCACCATAGAGGGCGAGGTGGTAGTTATTGCTGTCAGCACTGGAGTCGTAGCCACCATCAAGGGAGGTACGGGTGTAGCCGGTCGCGATACCCAGACGGCTGTAAGCATCAGTAGGCGCATCAAATCCGAGCAGTACACCGTAAGTGGAAGCCTGATAACCCGTACTGTTATTCGTACCCGAAGCGTGACTCCACGCACCGAGCAGACGTGCCCATGCACCATTATCATCTTCGCGGATATCGGACGATGAAGCACGGCCTTCAGCCTGACTTAGACGAGTATTCAGGGTATCACGCAGATAACGGCTGTCATTGACCAGCGAGGAGGTAATATCAGAATGGATCTGCCCATCAAGCCGACTGAAGGCCTGACGAGCTTGATCCACAGAAGTAAAACTCAGGATACTCTCGTAAACCGGATTGCCAACACTGAGTGTATCCGCTGCTGCGGCCACAGCGCGCTCGTTTGGCGTTTTAGCCACATCCGCAAAAGCGGTATTATTACGCCCGACATGGAGCGTAACCTCATCAGGCTGATACGACAGTCTGGTACCAAGGAAGAAGTAGTTCGGGGCTACCTGATCAAAACGGCCGTTGATGCCCTGTTTTGCGCTGAGGATACGGTACTGTTGACCAATTAAACTGCGTACCTCATTGCGGGAAAGAAGATTAGCACTGTTTTCGAGGGAAACGGCAACGTCACCGCCGCGAAGCTGTGCACGGCCAGCCGCCTGAATATGATCACTGCGTCCGTCAGCAGCGATTTCAACGGCGTAATGAGAACCGGCTTCAAAAGCAACGTCGCGGGAAACATTGAGAGTGCCGACAGAGTTACCCGGTGCAACCGTACCACCGCGTTGCACGCTGAGTGCGCCGATAGTGCCATTACCACCGAGCACACCGCTCTCCAGTACCGAAACTGAGGAGGTCAGTTCACCGTTGATATCTAATAACCCCTGTCTGACCAACGTTGGCCCTGAATAGGTGTTCTTACCAGCAAGAATAAGCGTTCCGCTCCCCTGCTTGGTGAGTCCACCGTGACCACTGATATCATTGCTCCAGATATCCTGCGCACACTGCTGGCTATCACAGATACGCTCGGTCGGTTTGCCTTTATCGAGTACAGTCCCAATACCGGAAATATCCGCAATAAACTGGCTACTGCCATAGGCCACACCGTCGGGATCAGGGATACGGAAAGCCTGTGGAATATCTTCTGCGGTATAGAACATACCGGGGCCGTGTATCGCTTTGCCGAGATTAATCATCCCCCAGCCGTAAAGCGCATCGATACCCGGTTCACCCATGTCGGTGGCGGTGGTGCGAAGCACGGATGCGATCTGATCCCCCGCCATGTACGGAAAACGTTCCATCAACACGGCAATACTCCCGGCAGCATGAGGGGCGGCCATAGAAGTCCCGTCGTAGTGAGCGTAGCCAGTCGTCAGATTATCCATGCCCGTTCCACTGATGATTGCGCTGTAGATATGACTGCCGGGCGCGCTGACACATAAACTGGCGGTATAGCCGCATCGAGAGGAGAAATAACTGATGGAATAAGGCACACTGTTAGTGCTCTTAAGATCCTGCTGCAAGCTGGCAACCGTCAGCCAGTTCGGGGCGATCTCCGGGACAAACCAAGCCAGACCAGACATGGCATCCGGATTATTCAGATTGCCATCGTTACCGGCAGCAAAAATCGTCACAATCCCTCCACGTGCGGCATCAATTGCGCCCTGATACGCACCACCCGGTTTTGTCCCCAGAATCAATTTAATTTCATCAAACTGCTTCCGGGCGTCTGCTACAGTAAAGTGTGGATAGGCTGGGTTATAGCCTCCCAGTGTAAATTTTTTGGTAATACCAATCGCCCAACTGTTGTTAATAATACGGGCGCCACTCCCGATCAACGCATTCCAGCCGGCCTGATACACGCCGCCATCGTTACCTAAGATGATGCCGTCTTCAGGGCCAGGATCACCATTATCGGCACTGATGATTTGTGCATTATAGGCTACACCATGCATCTTCTCGCCATCCCGGATACCGGCCGCAGTACCGCCAACGTGAGTGCCGTGCGCCCCCAGCTTACCGGATGAACCTACGGTCGGTGTGCCATTATAATTAAATTTATCCCCTTTTTTCACTTTAATATAGGGATCGGTATATTCACGGATCCCCGAGGTGGCAAGGGTGATCACCTTATCCGGACTCATAAATTCAGGGTGCTTGGTATAAACCGGCTGATCGAATATCCCTAGTTTGATCCCCTTACCGGTATAGCCACGGGCATAAGCCTCGTCAGCATGAATAGCGCCAAGCCCCCAGTCAGCTCGGAACTCACTGGTACGCCAGCTGGCAGGATCATTCAGCCTGCCAGGATCATTATAACTCCCCGCAAATGCACTCGCGCTGACGGCAGCCAGACAGCAGGCCACGGCACGGAAAAGGATACGTGACTCGGTTTTGACCGACAAACGCCCAGCAACCGGAATCTGCTGGAATATTCTGTATCGCTTATTCATCTCAGTTACCATCCATTGTTAATTTGCAAAAATATCATTTATGAGCAATGTGCAAGACAGCCGCCAGCGACCGGTTTTTTCACAGGAAAAACAGTTGACCACGGACAATACCGCGGAGTTTTATCTAATATTTTCTGGCTAAGTACAGGCCGTAACCTGTGTTAACGTTGACGGGTTAACGCCATCGCGGGGATCGTTCCCTGAAAGCAGAAGCAGGCTAAAACGGTAAATAAATAATTTGAATACCTGAACAAAGATCAAAACCGCGACATTGACTGCCTTGAATACATTTCATCAGCACTGCCGATGATGCTTAATAACATGCCACAATCTGTTATCCATTTTTATACATATATTTTAACTTACCATTAACAAATGGTAGTCTTATGTCACCGTTTCTATAGGAAAGTTGTTCTTGGTGATTGGCGGGATGCGAGAGAGTACCTCCCCCATTTGATTAAACTGACCAAACAGCAGAGAAGAGGAGCCGGTTATGATGTGAAGCCATAGTTACAACACAATGCCGATGCGGTGTTAGTTAGGATATTAATAATTTAATTTTTTCTAAATCCTGATTTAAATAATTTTAAAAGAAGTTATAAATTGAAAATATCAATTATTGGCGCAGGCGTGATAGGATTAGATACTGCGATGTATAGCTAATATATTAAATGAATTTTTACCACAAAAAAATAAAATTGAACAGGAGAAGAATATGAGTAATAAATATTTTGGTGATATAAAACTGAGACCTATCGAGCATGACAATGATGTACAGGCGGTAGTCGATGTTTGGTTCAATACTTCGATTAAGTGTCATGCATTTGTATCAGAAGATTTTTGGCACTCATGTAAAACGGATATGAAGGAAATTTATATTCCGAATTCTGAGACAGTTGTCGCGACGATAAACAACGAAGTCGTCGGTTTTATTAGTCTTCTTGACAATATTCTGGCCTCAATTTTTATACTTCCTGAGTACCAAAACCGAGGGATCGGGTTACAATTGTTAAATCATGCATTTGAAGTCCGTAATTCTTTAACACTAAATGTCTATGAAAAAAATACCAACGCTCGAAAGTTTTATGCAAGCCAGGGTTTTGAAGAAAAAGAGCAGGGTATTGATGAACATACCGGTGAGCCTGAAATTACCATGGTATGGAACCGTTCATAGATGCCCGCTGAATTTTCAGATGATAAAATAATTAACACTGAAATAATTTAAACATTGAAAATTAATTAATTTGGTATATGTTTCGAAAGATTATTTTTCCATATACCATTACTACGTTAACCTTATTTTAAATTCCATCAAGCGCAGAATAAATAGAAGTAGTCGATCTAATACGATATTAAAGGTTCTGTCGCATTAAGCGGTCATCAGGTAAGCTCCCCTGTTTTTGAGCGAGTCCAGAGCGGTATCCCTTATCTGAAAAGCGTTCAAACGTCTGCATTATCCTGTCGATATCATTGCCCAATGTGTTCGTTGGTACCTCGCTTATGCCCTGAGTCTGTGCAATCTCGAAGATAAGACATTGTCACCGGCAGAGATATTTTATCGATTGACTGCATAAAGAGTCATCACTCCCACCTCTGTACAAACAGGTCGAATCCAGATAACCGCGATATGTATTTCGTAGCTGTCATATTCTTGATCTATACTATCGCCCCTTTTTTAATAGACAAAAACACCATGGAACGCTTTCTCGAAAACATAATGTATGCCTCCCGCTGGCTGCTTGCCCCAGTTTATTTTGGTTTGTCACTGGCACTGCTTGCCCTTGCCGTTAAGTTCTTTCAGGAAATTATTCATATCCTGCCGCATATCTTTTCCATTGCTGAATCCGACCTGATCCTGACACTACTTTCTCTGATTGATATGGCGTTGGTTGGCGGGCTGCTGGTGATGGTCATGTTTTCTGGTTATGAAAACTTTGTTTCAACTCTGGATATCTACGAACACAAAGAGAAATTGAGCTGGCTGGGGAAAATGGATGCCACTTCTCTCAAAAATAAAGTAGCGGCCTCAATTGTTGCTATCTCATCCATTCACTTACTGCGTATCTTTATGGATGCCAAAAATATTCCGGACAATAAACTGATGTGGTATGTCATTATCCATCTGACTTTTGTGATGTCCGCATTTGTTATGGGCTATCTTGATAAGCTTACCCGCCACAAGCACTAAAACGCGCCTTCAATCAGATACCTCACCTCATTCCCCTGATGCCAGTTGATCACAGTCAACTGGCATAACGATGATTTATCTTTTCTGCGAATCCACGTCCATGGCCTCTTTCTGTAGTGTCTCCATAAACCTGTCTACCACCATTTCGACCACGTCACTTCGGGTTGTCTCAAGCCGATTGGCCAGCCCGTCAATTTTTCGAATAACGGACATCCTCAAGGAGAGAGAAACCGGCTTTTTCTTCTCCTTATCAAGGAAAACATGGCTGATAGCTTCTTCGGCCTTGAGACTATTATTCTGGATGAGCAACTCTTCAATTCTGCGCACATCTTTTTTAGTCAGTGTGCCTTTATCGACCAATTGATAGGTATTCCCCATTTTGCTGAACCGGATATCGGCACAATAGAGATCGCGTAGCTCCCTCAATGCACGGGTCAGTGTCGGTTCTGAACAATTCAGCTCTCGAATCATTCTCACTTTGCTAACGGGTTTCTCATGCGAGAGTAATAAGGTCAACCTGAAATTTCTAAATTGCTTGGGGCTAAGTAACATCGTTTAAATTACCAAATCGGGGATAACTAAACAAAAAATCCCTAATGTTAATCATAGGCATAGCGTCCAGCATAGCTCCTACCACAAGTAAATCAATATCAAAACAAATTAAAAGTTTTACAGCTTTCTTCATTGAATTCAGGCGCAATACCATAGTATTTCGCCCGGTCGAGGATATTCACAGCCCAACGTCGATGGGTAGCAGGCTCACACATCGTTCCCTGAGACTTGAATACAGCCTGACTGGAATTGAGGATACGCAGAGCATCCGCATAATCATGCCCATTGACCATCAACGCCCGCTGGATATATTCAATCTGCCCCGGATGGATGGCCGTTTTCCCCACAAGACCATGAGCAATATCCAATACCAGTTCTTTCTCAAGCAACCGCAAATCATCGATATGCTCGCAAACAGGTGCAGTCAGGGAGAAACCCCGCGCAGCAAAAATAGTCACCAGCATTTTTATCACATATCCCATTGGCCCCTCATATAAGGTGAAGTCACGCGAACGCCGCAGGGATATCACGTTCATCAGATCATTGCCGCCAATGCGCAGGGCGATAATACGCTTATAACAGGGATGGGCTTTAAGACTGTCCGCTAGCTGATTCAGCTGCCGGGAATCAAAGACTTCTTCGGTTTCCAGCGTTGGCATCATGCTGAGATGGGTCGAACCCACGATATTCCACCAGCCAGCTAATGAAGCGCGGGTAAATTTCGGCAGAACCAGCCCATCAACGGCGCTGAGGTTAACGTTGTCTACCAGATAACGTCCCATCTCTTCATTGCGGGGGCGGATAAAAATCAGGGGGTAGTCACGCTCTGTATGGGAAGAAGAGATATCAGCTCCCGCCAGTGATTGTAGTACACCGTCAAGATTCTCAATAGCGGCGGGAATATCCTGATCACTGACGGCATCTTCCAGGCAGATCACCAGAGAACGCAGACCGGGAATTTTATTGTGTAGTACAATTTCTGCAATACCTTGACGAGTGGCCGGAATGTACAGCGTTGCACCAAGTTGATGTGGGGAAGGGATCGGTTTCATCAAGCTACCTTCTTAATGATAGTCACGGCGCGATATTGTCCTATCAGATCGCCGACTTCAGTAATAACGACGTTTTTCTGACGTGCCAGATGAACCAGCAGAGCAACATCAGGATCATATTGAGATCGAACCAGTACATGTTCCGGAACGCGCCGCAATACCGCACGGGTCGCTTCTGCAATGCCCGGCTTGATGCGATTAATGCTGTCGACCCGGTACACTTCGGTAAGGGTTGAGATCACGGTTTTGCTCAATTCCAGCAAAGATATCTTTTCCTGCGGCTGCCAATCCACCACCGGTATCGTACCCAGATCCAAGCGATCGCGACAATCAGCAACGGTATCCACCAGCAGACGACTACATTCAAACTCACTCAGGTGGTCACATTGCACACAGCCGTGCATTCCTTCCTCACGCCAGATCGAACGTGATATCAGACCCGATACAGGCGCTCCCATAATGCCAAAGGGAATGAGCCAATCATCATCACTGGCCGCCAGCCATGAACATCCACAAGGATCGGCCAGTACCACCAGACGGGGGATGCCTGAATAGCCAGACCGACCCGCCAGAGAACGGGATAATTCAGCCATAATTGCGCCCTTACCTGTCCAGCCATCCACAAACACCAGCCCATCCGTGCCATGTTGCTGCTCAATATACGACAGCGCCGTACTGTCGATACCGCGATCCCGTATAATGCTGATGCCATAGTGATAAGATTGCCTGCCCATTTTTCTGAGTGTCTGGTGCAACATCACCCCCAGAGGAACCCCTGCTCTGACCAGACTCACCAACACTATCGGCGTATCACCAAAGCGTGATATCAACGCATTGGCGAGCATCACCACTTCGGTCGCCAGACGAATTGCACCTTGTTCAAGCGCTCTGTCAAATAAATCAAGATGATAAGGTGTTGGCTCTGGCTCTTGACTCAACATCTCTGAATAGTGACGAACGCCAGACTGAATAAGCTGCTCTTTGATATCAACCGGTGTCATCTCAATCTGGACGGGTTTTAGCAGAAACTGGACATCGTCAGGAGCATATGAACCAGAAAAAAGGGGAAAGCTATTCATTATTTACAGTTCCGAATAAAGAGGTCATCAAGGTGTTAGCAAACTGGCTGTGCTGGGGCATACCGAACCAATTACACAGTTTCATGAAACGGTGGTCACTCAGGCTATCCCCCAGACCAATGATAGGAAAAACGCCTCTCTCAGTACGAAGCCTTGTCAAAAGGTGACGGGTTGCCAATCCCTTGTCAATGCACTTTGGCAGCAAAGTCAGGTTGTTATTATTTTGATGAAGATAAAAATTACCAGAATCAAAAACATCAGCCATTTCTTGGGTAATATTTTCAGCAAGCACATCAAGGCCTTCCAACCGATTACAGTCTCTGTGCTTAATCACCAGATAGACGGGAACATCGCCATATTCATAATCAATCCGCGCCCATGCTTCTATACCATGAGCAGCAATCAAGCGATGACTCAAGTGCTCCAGTTCCCGAAACTGATCACGGTAAGGCGTCAGTTCTGCCAGAATATGTGCCTGCCACTCCTGATCCAGCGTACTTTCTGGCGTCAAGAGCACTGCGCCATGTGCCGCAATCCGCCATGAATTGAAAGGGATTTTCACCCGGCTAAGTTGCTCTGTATTTCTGGCCGTCACAGGGATAACCTCCGCATAAGCCAGCAACCAGTCAATCAATATTGACTGCTCTTCGGTCATATAGCTGCAAGGAGAATATTTCCGATCCAATGCGCCCACACGACAAGACTCAATATCCGGTGCTTTTTTTATCTTCCGACGCGTTTGAAATAACGTGTCATCAAGATCAGTCAAAAAAACGGGCTTAATCATAGGAGACAATCTCGACAATCGGGGAAACACGGGCAAGTTGCGTCATCAGTGCCGGATCGACGGCGGTTTTAGGCGTTTCAAGGCAGAGCAGTATGCGATCAAATTGCTGATGTGCCACATTGTAGAGAAAATTCGGGATCCCCAATCCGTAATTATCCGTAAAAGACATCACTGACTGAATGGCATGGCCGCAGGAAATGGGAGAGCGGGTTGTGGAACCAAACTTCACCTGTGCGCCTTCCTGCTCCAGCCGTTCAGCCAGCAAAAATGGCTGCCAGACAAACTCACTGGAACCCAGCACCAGCACTTTTTCACCCGCTTTAGCATGAATTTCGGTGCCGATATCACACTGAATGTCATCCAATCCGAGCCGTCCCCAACTCTGCTTACCAATAATGCCGGCATCTCCCCGCGCCGTGACATTGACTTGCGGCATGACGGGGATCGGGGCGGAAATATCTGCATCCCAATGCCAGTTTCCCTCGATCAGAGCAACCGTAGAGACTGGCAGAGGACAACGTTCTATAACAGATTTGCCACTCCAATCTGTTAACGTCACGGTGACGATATGTTCAATCTGATTAAGGCCGGCATGACTCAGTGCATTGAGTAAATTAAGGAAAGTATTTCCCGTGGTCGCTTCATCATCGATCAGAACAAGGGTACGGGCATTAACCACCCGTTGGCGCAATCTGTTTTCTTCCGGCCAGTAAATCAGATGATCCGTGGCATGACTGTGATTTTCTTTAAATTCACACAGCAGGTCACCCTCAACGGGATGACGTGTCGACGTCAAAAATACCGGAGCTTCAGCCTGTTTCCGGGTTTCTTGAAAAACCCCGGCTGCCAGCCCAACTGCCGTTTCAGCCATACCGATATACAGCACAGGGCCGGGAATGTGGGTCGGAAATTGTTCAGATAACTGCCGGTAAACCGAGCGCATGATCGATGGACTGACCGGAATGTGGCGTCCCAATACCTTGCTGACAAATAAAAATGCCCTTTTGGGGTTACGGCGTTCAGCAATATCAAACAGGGTTTCCAGAGATGCGGTGCCACGGGCTGCCGTTACAGTCAACGTCCCGCTGTTCAACTTCCATTTGGAAATCTGGCCTTGATAACTCTGCGTATCATTAAATGCTGTCATAGGGAGCCTTTTAAAAAATTTCTACCCGTCTGAGATGACTGATGGGAAACAATAACGATCCTTTCATCAACCTAATTTTATTATTCATTCGGAAGCAATGATTGAACTGTCGCTGGTCAAAATGGTCACTTTCAATAATTTTTCCAGCTCAGGCGAAATATGCGCCGCAGTCTAGAACTGGGGGGAAGTACGTGTCAATCATAATATGATTTTTTATCACAAAATTTGTTTGACTTTTGGTCTTGGAAAAGAAATCATAAAAAAAGAAATCAGATTGTTTTCTATCATAGACTTAACAACAATATTTACTGATTGCAGGAATCATAATATGACAGAATTTAGCCACATTTTTGTCATATTATGATTTTTTCCATAAGTAGAATTATCACGATTCACCGACAAAAAAAGAGGTGTTATTAATGATTTCGTTAAGCAAAAATCAGTCAATTTCGCTCGCCAAGCAGAGCGCTTCACTGGCTAAAGTTGATTTTGGTCTAGGGTGGGATCCTGTCTCCAAGAACAAAGGCTTTCTGTCTCGTATGTTCGGCGGTGGCAATGACGAAATTGATCTGGATGCCAGCTGCATACTGCTCGATAACGCTGGCAAGACTATCGACACAGTGTGGTTTGGTCAACTGGACTCACTATGTGGTTCCGTGGCACACAGTGGCGATAACAGAACCGGTGAAGGCAGCGGCGATGATGAAACCATCAGTGTCGATCTGATCAAACTGCCTGCCAGTGTCGAATATCTCGTTTTTACCGTTAACAGTTTCCGTGGTCAAACCTTTAATGATGTTGAAAATGCCTTCTGCCGTGTCGTTGACCAAAGCGGCAAAGAGCTGGCTCGCTACCAATTGGATGAGCAGGGCGCCCACACCGGCATTATCATCTCTTCCCTGCGCCGCAATAGGGGTCAATGGGATTTCACGGCACATGGTGCCGCTTGTCGCGGGCGTACTATTGACGATATGTATCCCCAAATCGTTGAGACGGTGGTGCGCTAATGAACCTGACCCCCGGGGGAAATGCCCCCGTATCCAACCAGACTCTTACGGTGAGAGTACTTTCAGGCACGGCCGTGGATGTATCCGCCTTCCGCCTGTACGCCGATGGCAAAGTTCAGGGCGATCCCGACATGGTGTTTTATGGCCAGCCGGTCAATGATGACAACACCATCCGTCAGGCAGGGGGGAACGTTAATACCTCGTTCTTTGTTAACCTGCCTACCCTGCGTCACGATGTCCAAAAAGTGGCGTTTACAGTGACCTGCGACGGCAACCAGAC
Coding sequences within it:
- a CDS encoding autotransporter outer membrane beta-barrel domain-containing protein encodes the protein MNKRYRIFQQIPVAGRLSVKTESRILFRAVACCLAAVSASAFAGSYNDPGRLNDPASWRTSEFRADWGLGAIHADEAYARGYTGKGIKLGIFDQPVYTKHPEFMSPDKVITLATSGIREYTDPYIKVKKGDKFNYNGTPTVGSSGKLGAHGTHVGGTAAGIRDGEKMHGVAYNAQIISADNGDPGPEDGIILGNDGGVYQAGWNALIGSGARIINNSWAIGITKKFTLGGYNPAYPHFTVADARKQFDEIKLILGTKPGGAYQGAIDAARGGIVTIFAAGNDGNLNNPDAMSGLAWFVPEIAPNWLTVASLQQDLKSTNSVPYSISYFSSRCGYTASLCVSAPGSHIYSAIISGTGMDNLTTGYAHYDGTSMAAPHAAGSIAVLMERFPYMAGDQIASVLRTTATDMGEPGIDALYGWGMINLGKAIHGPGMFYTAEDIPQAFRIPDPDGVAYGSSQFIADISGIGTVLDKGKPTERICDSQQCAQDIWSNDISGHGGLTKQGSGTLILAGKNTYSGPTLVRQGLLDINGELTSSVSVLESGVLGGNGTIGALSVQRGGTVAPGNSVGTLNVSRDVAFEAGSHYAVEIAADGRSDHIQAAGRAQLRGGDVAVSLENSANLLSRNEVRSLIGQQYRILSAKQGINGRFDQVAPNYFFLGTRLSYQPDEVTLHVGRNNTAFADVAKTPNERAVAAAADTLSVGNPVYESILSFTSVDQARQAFSRLDGQIHSDITSSLVNDSRYLRDTLNTRLSQAEGRASSSDIREDDNGAWARLLGAWSHASGTNNSTGYQASTYGVLLGFDAPTDAYSRLGIATGYTRTSLDGGYDSSADSNNYHLALYGDRQFGDLALRVGGGYTWHRIDTARSVSYGSQFDSQSAKYSGRTAQLFAEAAYNLPAGSVNFEPFVNLAYVGFRNNGINENGAAAALHGDKQHTEAKLSTLGLRANHSWQAMGGTSVALQGELGWQHQYGDRERVTSLAFRGSDTSFVTRSVPASRDGLVLKANAEMTASDNVSLTLGYSGLLSSSHQDNSVHAGFNWRF
- a CDS encoding GNAT family N-acetyltransferase; its protein translation is MSNKYFGDIKLRPIEHDNDVQAVVDVWFNTSIKCHAFVSEDFWHSCKTDMKEIYIPNSETVVATINNEVVGFISLLDNILASIFILPEYQNRGIGLQLLNHAFEVRNSLTLNVYEKNTNARKFYASQGFEEKEQGIDEHTGEPEITMVWNRS
- a CDS encoding TIGR00645 family protein, whose protein sequence is MERFLENIMYASRWLLAPVYFGLSLALLALAVKFFQEIIHILPHIFSIAESDLILTLLSLIDMALVGGLLVMVMFSGYENFVSTLDIYEHKEKLSWLGKMDATSLKNKVAASIVAISSIHLLRIFMDAKNIPDNKLMWYVIIHLTFVMSAFVMGYLDKLTRHKH
- a CDS encoding HpcH/HpaI aldolase/citrate lyase family protein, with translation MKPIPSPHQLGATLYIPATRQGIAEIVLHNKIPGLRSLVICLEDAVSDQDIPAAIENLDGVLQSLAGADISSSHTERDYPLIFIRPRNEEMGRYLVDNVNLSAVDGLVLPKFTRASLAGWWNIVGSTHLSMMPTLETEEVFDSRQLNQLADSLKAHPCYKRIIALRIGGNDLMNVISLRRSRDFTLYEGPMGYVIKMLVTIFAARGFSLTAPVCEHIDDLRLLEKELVLDIAHGLVGKTAIHPGQIEYIQRALMVNGHDYADALRILNSSQAVFKSQGTMCEPATHRRWAVNILDRAKYYGIAPEFNEESCKTFNLF
- a CDS encoding cysteine protease StiP family protein, giving the protein MNSFPLFSGSYAPDDVQFLLKPVQIEMTPVDIKEQLIQSGVRHYSEMLSQEPEPTPYHLDLFDRALEQGAIRLATEVVMLANALISRFGDTPIVLVSLVRAGVPLGVMLHQTLRKMGRQSYHYGISIIRDRGIDSTALSYIEQQHGTDGLVFVDGWTGKGAIMAELSRSLAGRSGYSGIPRLVVLADPCGCSWLAASDDDWLIPFGIMGAPVSGLISRSIWREEGMHGCVQCDHLSEFECSRLLVDTVADCRDRLDLGTIPVVDWQPQEKISLLELSKTVISTLTEVYRVDSINRIKPGIAEATRAVLRRVPEHVLVRSQYDPDVALLVHLARQKNVVITEVGDLIGQYRAVTIIKKVA
- a CDS encoding phosphoribosyltransferase domain-containing protein, translating into MTAFNDTQSYQGQISKWKLNSGTLTVTAARGTASLETLFDIAERRNPKRAFLFVSKVLGRHIPVSPSIMRSVYRQLSEQFPTHIPGPVLYIGMAETAVGLAAGVFQETRKQAEAPVFLTSTRHPVEGDLLCEFKENHSHATDHLIYWPEENRLRQRVVNARTLVLIDDEATTGNTFLNLLNALSHAGLNQIEHIVTVTLTDWSGKSVIERCPLPVSTVALIEGNWHWDADISAPIPVMPQVNVTARGDAGIIGKQSWGRLGLDDIQCDIGTEIHAKAGEKVLVLGSSEFVWQPFLLAERLEQEGAQVKFGSTTRSPISCGHAIQSVMSFTDNYGLGIPNFLYNVAHQQFDRILLCLETPKTAVDPALMTQLARVSPIVEIVSYD
- a CDS encoding TerD family protein; the encoded protein is MISLSKNQSISLAKQSASLAKVDFGLGWDPVSKNKGFLSRMFGGGNDEIDLDASCILLDNAGKTIDTVWFGQLDSLCGSVAHSGDNRTGEGSGDDETISVDLIKLPASVEYLVFTVNSFRGQTFNDVENAFCRVVDQSGKELARYQLDEQGAHTGIIISSLRRNRGQWDFTAHGAACRGRTIDDMYPQIVETVVR